Proteins encoded in a region of the Thermocaproicibacter melissae genome:
- the serS gene encoding serine--tRNA ligase, translating to MIDIKLIRTNPDLVKAGAKKRNYDADKIVDDILAIDAKRRELIAEVEAKRAEQNAASKKIPQLKKEGGDVSELLARMKTLSAEVKEYSAKLDEIEEQQKTLLLSLPNMPDEDVVAGGKENNEPLRYFGEKPKFEGFTPKNHVELCESLHLIDYQRGAKLAGAGSWVYCGMGARLEWALLNFFIDEHIKDGYELMLVPHMLNYECGYTAGQFPKFSDEVYWIANPTSTEKKFLLPTAETALVNLHRDEILSAEELPKKYIAYTPCYRREAGSYRSEERGMIRGHQFNKVEMVQYTKPDESDKAFEELVHKAEHLVQELGLHYRLNKLAAGDCSFSMARTYDIEVWIPSMGIYKEVSSASNAREYQARRGNVKFRDTDGKTKFVHTLNASGLATSRVLPAIVEQYQNADGSVTVPEVLRKYVGTEVIRP from the coding sequence ATTGACGCAAAACGCCGTGAGCTGATTGCCGAAGTTGAGGCGAAGCGCGCCGAACAGAACGCGGCAAGCAAGAAAATTCCGCAACTGAAAAAAGAGGGCGGCGACGTATCCGAGCTGTTGGCGCGCATGAAGACGCTTTCCGCGGAAGTGAAGGAATACTCCGCAAAGCTCGACGAAATCGAAGAACAGCAGAAAACGCTGCTCCTCAGCCTTCCGAATATGCCCGATGAGGACGTTGTGGCGGGCGGAAAAGAAAACAACGAGCCGCTTCGCTATTTTGGCGAGAAACCGAAATTTGAGGGATTTACCCCGAAAAACCATGTGGAGCTGTGTGAGAGCCTGCACCTCATCGACTACCAGCGCGGTGCAAAGCTCGCGGGCGCCGGTTCTTGGGTGTATTGCGGCATGGGCGCACGCCTCGAGTGGGCGCTGCTCAACTTCTTCATCGATGAACATATTAAGGACGGCTATGAGCTGATGCTTGTTCCGCACATGCTGAATTATGAGTGCGGCTACACCGCAGGCCAGTTCCCGAAGTTCAGCGACGAGGTTTACTGGATTGCGAACCCGACAAGCACCGAAAAGAAATTCCTTCTACCGACGGCGGAGACCGCGCTTGTGAACCTCCACCGCGATGAAATCCTTTCGGCAGAGGAACTCCCGAAAAAATACATTGCCTATACTCCGTGCTACCGCCGCGAAGCGGGAAGCTACCGCTCCGAGGAGCGCGGCATGATCCGCGGCCATCAGTTTAATAAGGTAGAGATGGTCCAGTACACAAAGCCGGATGAATCCGACAAGGCTTTTGAGGAGCTCGTCCACAAGGCGGAGCACCTCGTGCAGGAGCTTGGGCTTCACTACCGCCTCAACAAGCTTGCTGCGGGCGACTGCTCGTTCTCCATGGCACGCACTTACGACATTGAAGTCTGGATTCCGAGCATGGGCATCTATAAGGAAGTCAGCTCGGCGTCGAACGCGCGGGAATATCAGGCACGCCGCGGCAACGTGAAGTTCCGCGACACAGACGGAAAGACGAAATTCGTGCATACGCTCAACGCTTCCGGCCTCGCGACAAGCCGCGTCTTGCCGGCAATCGTAGAGCAGTACCAGAATGCGGACGGCAGCGTTACGGTACCTGAGGTCCTCCGCAAATACGTCGGAACGGAGGTCATCCGTCCTTGA
- a CDS encoding acyl-[acyl-carrier-protein] thioesterase — protein MSPEIINEYSRSLNVPVYDVGPTNTLKFGSALRLVQETSEQHLNVMHAGYETMKKTAGLVFFIISTRVHIFHFPGNGEPITIKTHPRGRGGAQLYRDFKFYDAKGDLLLDVMQTTVLADAVTHKVQRPQALKQFGFYPEDIVEPENRMERFSVPDGLPLLGVRRVFYSDLDANGHMNNSVYGDIVWDFLPPDVRRKAHTIQINYLREVDEGKDLEISGEKIGGKFFLRGDCDGSVRFTASAKS, from the coding sequence TTGAGTCCAGAAATTATCAATGAGTATTCCCGCAGCCTGAACGTGCCTGTTTATGACGTAGGGCCTACCAATACGCTCAAGTTCGGTTCTGCCCTGCGCCTGGTGCAGGAGACGAGCGAACAGCATTTAAATGTAATGCATGCTGGCTATGAGACGATGAAAAAGACCGCCGGACTCGTGTTCTTTATCATTTCCACCCGCGTACACATCTTCCACTTTCCCGGGAACGGTGAGCCAATTACCATCAAAACACATCCGCGCGGGCGCGGCGGAGCGCAGCTTTACCGGGATTTCAAGTTCTACGATGCAAAGGGCGACCTTCTGCTCGATGTGATGCAGACAACGGTGCTGGCAGATGCCGTAACGCATAAAGTCCAGCGCCCGCAGGCATTGAAGCAGTTTGGCTTCTACCCAGAAGATATCGTTGAGCCGGAGAACCGCATGGAGCGATTCTCTGTGCCCGACGGTCTTCCGCTTCTCGGGGTGCGCCGAGTGTTCTACTCGGACCTCGACGCGAACGGCCACATGAACAATTCGGTCTACGGAGACATCGTTTGGGATTTTCTCCCCCCGGATGTGCGCAGGAAGGCGCATACAATTCAGATTAATTACCTCCGTGAAGTCGATGAGGGCAAAGATCTGGAAATTTCAGGCGAAAAAATTGGCGGAAAATTCTTTCTTCGCGGCGACTGCGACGGCAGCGTTCGGTTTACAGCTTCAGCAAAAAGCTGA